A genomic stretch from Telmatocola sphagniphila includes:
- a CDS encoding MBOAT family O-acyltransferase, giving the protein MLFCTKDFLFFYLAVFCLYWATPNARARVWLLLISSYIFYATWNHWLALLIVVTSGADFLLAQRIEKAISIRTRKALLSFSVLMNIGLLVYFKYANFFLDSLEQTLRSAGAEVSLPTLKVILPIGISFYTFEAINYIVDVYRGRLKAEKNLAHFLLFILFFPHLIAGPIVRARDFLPQINRPKRWDWARFTLGGWLFILGLFMKLALADRMALIVDPVFENPERFDAQANWMAAIGFAIQVFCDFSGYTNMALGTAHMLGYKLTPNFAMPFLSRNLGEFWRRWHMSLSSWLRDYLFIPLGGSRGSTLFVCRNLIITMTIGGLWHGANWNMVLWGTLMGLLLCLHRIFNLFIQPWPSFNSFLRSTYLTPICVGCTLLLFVLSLVVFRTPSLRATGFMFEGLLGGQGTQAAPLPLRSLLVTILLLIVGHAWGVYLRDNRFAWRRLFRTAPPSLLGFAYAGMVTLAIVLGPGSSKAFIYFQF; this is encoded by the coding sequence ATGCTGTTCTGTACCAAAGATTTTCTGTTCTTCTACCTGGCAGTCTTTTGCCTCTACTGGGCCACTCCTAATGCCCGGGCTCGCGTCTGGTTACTCCTCATTTCGAGTTACATTTTTTATGCCACGTGGAACCACTGGCTCGCCCTGCTGATTGTCGTTACTTCGGGAGCCGATTTTCTGCTGGCCCAGCGTATAGAGAAAGCCATTAGCATCAGAACCCGAAAAGCTCTTTTGAGCTTCAGCGTTCTCATGAACATCGGGCTTCTGGTTTATTTCAAGTATGCCAACTTCTTTCTGGATTCACTCGAACAAACTCTCAGATCGGCGGGAGCGGAAGTTTCGCTCCCCACTCTGAAAGTCATACTCCCCATCGGCATTTCATTTTACACCTTCGAAGCGATTAACTACATCGTGGACGTTTACCGGGGCCGGTTGAAAGCCGAGAAGAACCTGGCCCATTTTCTGTTGTTCATCCTGTTCTTTCCACACCTGATTGCCGGGCCAATAGTCCGAGCCCGAGACTTCCTTCCACAAATCAACCGCCCCAAACGCTGGGACTGGGCACGATTCACCCTCGGCGGCTGGCTTTTTATTCTCGGCCTGTTTATGAAACTCGCCCTAGCCGATCGTATGGCCCTGATCGTCGACCCGGTTTTTGAGAATCCCGAAAGATTCGACGCTCAAGCCAATTGGATGGCCGCGATCGGCTTCGCGATACAGGTATTCTGCGATTTTTCCGGATATACCAACATGGCTTTGGGTACCGCGCATATGCTTGGCTACAAGCTGACGCCGAATTTCGCGATGCCATTTCTCTCCCGAAACCTCGGTGAATTCTGGCGCCGCTGGCACATGAGTCTATCCAGCTGGCTGCGCGACTATCTGTTTATTCCCCTCGGTGGGAGCCGGGGCAGCACGCTCTTCGTATGTCGGAATCTGATCATCACCATGACGATCGGCGGTCTCTGGCATGGTGCGAACTGGAACATGGTTCTGTGGGGCACGCTGATGGGCTTGCTCTTGTGCCTTCATCGGATCTTTAATCTGTTCATTCAACCCTGGCCGTCCTTCAACAGCTTTCTTCGTAGCACATATCTGACACCTATCTGCGTAGGCTGCACTCTTCTTTTATTCGTACTCTCACTGGTGGTGTTTCGCACCCCGAGTTTGCGGGCCACCGGATTTATGTTTGAAGGATTATTGGGAGGGCAAGGAACTCAGGCCGCCCCGCTCCCTTTACGGAGCTTGCTGGTGACCATTCTGCTCCTGATCGTTGGCCATGCCTGGGGAGTGTATCTTCGCGATAATCGTTTCGCCTGGCGGAGATTGTTTCGCACGGCCCCGCCCTCGCTCTTGGGCTTCGCATACGCGGGCATGGTGACTCTGGCCATCGTGCTGGGTCCCGGTTCGAGTAAAGCTTTTATTTACTTTCAGTTTTAA
- a CDS encoding DUF1574 family protein, with amino-acid sequence MTYPATDTWQKQHRRTALWIVGFLLLLQLIIGLFIEIGLPGVRDPEFQERLEKLQTRIARNPQKPLLMMLGSSRTSYSFAARDFERRTDDAVVAFNFGIPGAGPVMQSILLKRLDDAGIRPDHLILEVLPIHYNGVVQPPSEARMLDAARLTLHELGESHKYFSQCESSWKKWLWGRLLPTNRHQAELREATHLDTSTYYDSRPNVPRVDQWGWQPNDVPKDKAEAIRQLAHAQYDEYYAKFEVLPGAREALNSILQYANRRNIRITLILMPEGTEFRSLTTEVAEAALQKFLKDIQSETSVEILDARAWLEDAAFYDMHHVNPGGGVSFTERLFAEYHSRLANLTQVSKSP; translated from the coding sequence ATGACCTACCCGGCTACTGACACCTGGCAAAAGCAACATCGCCGAACGGCCCTCTGGATCGTCGGTTTCCTGCTGCTGCTTCAATTGATCATCGGGCTGTTCATCGAAATTGGCCTGCCCGGTGTCCGCGACCCGGAATTTCAAGAACGCCTGGAAAAACTTCAGACCCGGATCGCCCGCAATCCTCAGAAGCCACTGCTAATGATGCTGGGATCTTCGCGAACCAGTTATTCCTTCGCGGCCAGGGACTTTGAACGGCGAACCGACGACGCCGTGGTGGCATTCAACTTTGGTATCCCGGGGGCTGGTCCGGTGATGCAATCGATTCTTCTGAAGCGATTAGACGATGCAGGCATCCGTCCCGATCATCTCATCCTGGAAGTGCTGCCGATCCACTACAACGGCGTTGTTCAGCCGCCGTCTGAAGCTCGCATGCTCGACGCCGCTCGGCTCACTCTGCACGAACTGGGAGAATCGCACAAATATTTTTCACAATGCGAATCGAGCTGGAAAAAATGGCTCTGGGGCCGGTTACTGCCGACCAATCGCCATCAGGCGGAACTCCGCGAAGCAACCCATCTGGATACCTCCACGTATTACGACTCCCGGCCGAACGTTCCCCGGGTCGATCAATGGGGCTGGCAGCCGAACGATGTGCCGAAGGACAAAGCGGAAGCAATCCGACAATTAGCCCATGCCCAGTACGACGAATACTATGCGAAGTTTGAGGTTCTTCCGGGCGCCCGGGAGGCACTGAACTCGATCCTCCAGTATGCAAACCGCCGGAATATTCGAATAACCTTGATTCTGATGCCGGAGGGGACGGAATTTCGTTCTCTGACGACCGAGGTTGCGGAGGCCGCTCTTCAGAAATTCTTGAAAGACATTCAGAGTGAAACGTCGGTTGAGATTCTGGACGCTCGGGCCTGGTTGGAAGATGCGGCTTTCTACGACATGCATCACGTCAATCCCGGTGGGGGGGTCTCTTTCACGGAACGATTATTTGCCGAATATCACTCTCGGTTAGCGAACTTGACCCAGGTTTCGAAATCGCCGTAA
- a CDS encoding cystathionine beta-synthase has protein sequence MYETILQSVGHTPLVKLRRVTEGLAPTIAAKVEAMNPGGSTKDRVAIAMIADAEKRGWLRPGGTIIEATAGNTGVGLAMVAAVKGYRCIFVLPDKMSNEKIALLKAYGAEVVITLTNVAPDSPESYNGVADRLAREIPGAWRPNQFTNLSNPEIHYRTTGPEIWEQTEGRITALVGGVGTGGTLSGVSKYLKERNPDIKIIGADPEGSVLSGGAPHGWKVEGIGEDFVPKTFNSQLVDDWVRVSDAESFHMAREVARREGILVGGSCGTAIAAGLRYARRLTADDFMVIICPDTGRNYMSKCFDDNWLAANKLQWETHTPHTVGDLIKKRGDRHLITITPQASAADAIEIFQKAGISQLPVLEGGKPVGSVQEVTIARLLHDHRNPEEVPVGEIMGKPLPQLELITHLDEAYRLLLSGNTGILALQDGHVVGIVTRIDLIDYWTPKRSPAAA, from the coding sequence ATGTACGAAACAATTCTTCAGTCTGTAGGCCACACCCCTCTAGTAAAATTACGTCGCGTTACCGAAGGCCTGGCCCCCACAATCGCCGCCAAGGTCGAAGCGATGAATCCCGGCGGCAGCACTAAGGATCGCGTGGCGATTGCCATGATTGCCGATGCAGAAAAGCGAGGCTGGCTACGTCCCGGAGGCACGATCATCGAGGCTACCGCTGGCAACACCGGCGTCGGTCTGGCCATGGTCGCCGCCGTTAAGGGCTATCGGTGTATCTTCGTTCTGCCCGACAAAATGAGTAACGAGAAGATTGCGTTGCTCAAAGCATACGGCGCTGAGGTTGTCATTACCCTCACCAATGTGGCACCCGATTCTCCCGAAAGTTACAACGGCGTGGCCGATCGTCTTGCCCGAGAAATTCCGGGAGCGTGGCGACCCAATCAGTTCACTAATCTGTCCAATCCCGAGATTCACTATCGAACCACGGGCCCGGAAATCTGGGAGCAAACCGAAGGACGCATCACCGCACTCGTCGGAGGTGTTGGTACGGGAGGTACCTTATCTGGGGTGAGCAAATATCTGAAAGAAAGAAATCCCGACATCAAAATCATCGGTGCGGATCCGGAAGGTTCAGTACTATCCGGTGGTGCCCCGCACGGCTGGAAAGTCGAAGGCATCGGCGAAGATTTCGTTCCCAAAACTTTCAACAGTCAACTGGTAGACGACTGGGTGCGCGTCAGCGATGCGGAATCGTTCCACATGGCCCGCGAAGTCGCTCGCCGGGAAGGTATTCTCGTGGGTGGATCCTGCGGGACCGCGATTGCCGCGGGGCTGCGTTATGCTCGCCGACTGACGGCCGACGATTTCATGGTCATCATCTGCCCCGATACCGGGCGAAACTACATGAGCAAGTGCTTCGACGACAACTGGCTGGCCGCCAACAAACTCCAATGGGAAACGCACACGCCCCATACGGTTGGCGACCTCATCAAGAAGCGTGGCGACCGGCATTTGATCACCATCACCCCGCAAGCTTCCGCGGCCGATGCGATTGAAATCTTTCAAAAAGCCGGGATTTCACAGCTTCCCGTACTCGAAGGTGGCAAGCCGGTCGGTAGCGTGCAAGAGGTCACTATCGCTCGTTTATTGCATGATCATCGCAATCCAGAGGAAGTTCCCGTTGGGGAAATCATGGGTAAGCCCTTGCCTCAGTTGGAACTGATCACGCATTTGGATGAAGCGTACCGGCTCCTGCTCTCGGGTAACACCGGAATCTTGGCCCTTCAGGATGGGCATGTGGTCGGCATCGTCACTCGAATCGATCTGATCGATTACTGGACACCGAAGCGCAGCCCGGCCGCCGCCTGA